A genomic window from Agreia sp. COWG includes:
- a CDS encoding alpha/beta hydrolase, which yields MTPRRRSILRTTAVAVVAALILGASSFLVYANVTSSAERTPLAEVAADPAIHIDYSRDTVVLTPTADDNGEGLVFIAGAKIEPVAYAYKLSGLVDDGYTVVIVRPFLNFGLFETRPLSAFTSLAPDVTGWFVGGHSLGGVKACMYADSPDVRGLVLFGSYCANDLSDSDIPVVSISGSDDGLSTPAAIQANKKTVPADTTFVEVQGANHASFGDYGVQAGDGTATISSLDMRDAITEAIEGTLG from the coding sequence ATGACACCTCGCCGACGCTCGATCCTCCGCACTACTGCCGTGGCCGTCGTCGCCGCGCTCATACTCGGCGCGAGCAGCTTCCTGGTCTACGCGAACGTCACCTCCTCGGCCGAGCGAACGCCCCTTGCCGAGGTCGCCGCCGATCCCGCGATTCACATCGACTACTCCCGAGACACCGTGGTGCTCACCCCGACCGCCGACGACAACGGAGAGGGGCTCGTGTTCATAGCCGGGGCCAAGATCGAGCCGGTGGCGTACGCCTACAAACTCTCAGGCCTCGTCGACGACGGCTACACCGTGGTGATCGTGCGACCCTTCTTGAATTTCGGGCTGTTCGAGACCCGGCCGCTCTCCGCGTTCACCTCACTCGCCCCCGACGTGACCGGCTGGTTCGTGGGCGGCCACTCTCTGGGCGGGGTCAAGGCGTGCATGTACGCCGATTCGCCGGATGTGCGAGGGCTCGTTCTCTTCGGCTCCTACTGCGCGAACGACCTCTCCGACTCCGACATCCCCGTCGTCTCCATCTCGGGCAGCGACGACGGCCTGAGCACGCCAGCCGCGATCCAGGCCAATAAGAAGACCGTTCCCGCCGACACCACCTTCGTCGAGGTGCAGGGCGCGAACCACGCCTCCTTCGGTGACTACGGGGTGCAGGCCGGAGACGGCACGGCGACGATCTCGAGCCTCGACATGCGGGACGCGATCACCGAAGCGATCGAGGGCACGCTCGGCTGA
- the arfB gene encoding alternative ribosome rescue aminoacyl-tRNA hydrolase ArfB — translation MDLEVTRTLAIPANELRWKFSRSSGPGGQHVNTSDSRVQLSWSVAESAAVSEQQREQLTARLGRRLVGGAITVTVSAERSQLRNRETALDTLGELVREALAPPGPLRRATRPTRGSARRHLAGKKRRSETKQQRQRPSAD, via the coding sequence ATGGATCTCGAGGTGACGCGCACGCTCGCCATTCCCGCGAACGAGCTGCGGTGGAAGTTCTCGCGCTCCTCCGGGCCGGGCGGCCAGCACGTGAACACGTCGGACAGTCGGGTGCAGCTCAGCTGGAGCGTGGCCGAGTCTGCAGCGGTGAGCGAGCAGCAGCGCGAGCAGCTCACCGCACGCCTAGGCCGGCGCCTCGTCGGCGGTGCCATTACGGTGACGGTGTCGGCCGAGCGATCGCAACTGCGCAATCGCGAGACCGCGCTCGACACGCTCGGCGAGCTCGTTCGCGAGGCGCTGGCGCCACCAGGGCCTCTGCGCAGGGCGACCAGACCCACCCGCGGCTCCGCCCGCCGGCACCTCGCGGGCAAGAAGCGTCGCTCCGAGACGAAGCAGCAACGCCAGCGGCCGAGCGCCGACTAG
- the bcp gene encoding thioredoxin-dependent thiol peroxidase has translation MTDTDARLTAGAPAPEFTLTDQDGNSVSLSDFRGQKTIVYFYPEADTPGCTTEACDFRDNINSLKSGGYQVLGISRDAPAKLKKFQHEQNLNFPLLSDPDKSVHNAYAAWGEKSLYGKIVTGVIRSTFVLDEDGTITLPLYNVKATGHVASLRKKLKLDS, from the coding sequence ATGACCGACACCGACGCACGCCTGACAGCCGGAGCCCCCGCCCCCGAGTTCACCCTGACCGACCAGGATGGCAACTCCGTTTCGCTGAGTGACTTCCGCGGACAGAAGACCATCGTGTACTTCTACCCCGAGGCCGACACCCCCGGCTGCACCACCGAGGCGTGCGACTTTCGCGACAACATCAACTCTCTGAAGAGCGGCGGCTACCAGGTCCTGGGAATCTCGCGCGACGCCCCGGCCAAGCTGAAGAAGTTCCAGCACGAGCAGAACCTCAACTTCCCGCTGCTGTCCGACCCCGACAAGAGCGTGCACAACGCCTACGCGGCCTGGGGGGAGAAGTCCCTCTACGGCAAGATCGTGACCGGAGTCATCCGGTCGACCTTCGTGCTCGACGAAGACGGCACGATCACCCTGCCGCTGTACAACGTGAAGGCGACGGGCCACGTCGCCTCGCTGCGCAAGAAGCTCAAGCTCGACTCCTGA
- a CDS encoding glycoside hydrolase family 15 protein: MSMAIEDYALISDCHTAALVGRDGSIDWLCLPRYDSPSTFGALLGDEEHGRWLIAPAEQGATSTRAYDGDTFILVTTWTTSTGVVEVIDLMPHGDRRADVLRRVRAVSGHVEMVEELVIRFGYATAVPWVRQSRENGHSQLVAIAGPDALVRRGPHLTPRDTRHQGRFAVREGSHVDISLTWFPSHRQPPQALDFDERLAETRAWWSSWSKSIMHDGPYADAVMRSLLVLRALTHEDTGGIVAAATTSLPEIPGGVRNWDYRYVWLRDASLTLQVLLANGFDAEAVNWRDWLLRAIAGDPADIQIMYGLAGERDLPERELTSLPGYQGASPVRIGNGAALQYQADVIGEVMMALHEARLAGAEETEFSWPLQRALMTFVEENWQRPDNGIWEIRGELRHFTHSRVMIWVALDRAVRAVREFGLDGPVETWERLRDEVRTEIDTQGWNAERGTYTQYYGSTDVDASLLLLPQSGFCAPTDARMLGTVAAIEADLLNDGLVMRYRTESAVDGLPAGEHPFLACSFWLVEQWAGTGRLNDAVTLMDRLVSFTNDVGLLSEEYDPASGHQMGNTPQALSHLALVRAAEAIVRHSPPTTEEN, from the coding sequence ATGAGCATGGCCATCGAGGATTATGCGCTGATCAGTGACTGCCACACGGCCGCACTCGTCGGGCGCGACGGCAGCATCGACTGGCTGTGCCTCCCCCGCTACGATTCCCCCTCCACCTTCGGCGCGCTGCTGGGCGACGAGGAGCACGGCCGCTGGCTCATCGCGCCGGCGGAGCAGGGGGCGACGAGCACCCGCGCCTATGACGGCGACACCTTCATCCTCGTCACGACCTGGACCACCTCTACCGGTGTCGTCGAGGTCATCGATCTCATGCCGCACGGCGACAGGCGAGCCGACGTGCTGCGCAGGGTGCGAGCCGTCTCCGGCCACGTCGAGATGGTCGAGGAGCTCGTCATCCGGTTCGGCTACGCGACCGCCGTGCCCTGGGTGCGCCAGTCGCGAGAGAACGGCCACAGCCAGCTCGTGGCCATCGCCGGGCCGGATGCCCTGGTGCGGCGAGGACCGCACCTCACCCCCCGAGACACCAGGCACCAGGGCAGGTTCGCTGTGCGGGAAGGCAGCCACGTCGACATCTCGCTCACCTGGTTCCCCTCGCACCGCCAGCCGCCGCAGGCCCTCGACTTCGACGAGCGCCTCGCCGAGACGAGGGCGTGGTGGTCGAGCTGGTCGAAATCGATCATGCACGACGGGCCGTACGCAGACGCGGTCATGCGCTCGCTTCTCGTCTTGCGCGCACTCACCCACGAGGACACGGGCGGCATCGTCGCCGCAGCTACCACCTCGCTGCCCGAGATCCCAGGAGGCGTGCGTAACTGGGACTACCGCTACGTGTGGCTGCGCGATGCCTCGCTCACCCTGCAGGTGCTGCTCGCCAACGGCTTCGACGCCGAGGCCGTGAACTGGCGCGACTGGTTGCTGAGGGCCATCGCGGGAGATCCCGCAGACATCCAGATCATGTACGGGCTCGCGGGCGAGCGCGATCTGCCAGAGAGGGAGCTGACGAGCCTGCCCGGCTACCAGGGCGCATCTCCGGTGCGCATCGGCAACGGCGCTGCCCTGCAATACCAGGCCGACGTCATCGGCGAGGTGATGATGGCGCTGCACGAGGCGCGTCTCGCCGGCGCTGAGGAGACCGAGTTCAGCTGGCCGCTGCAGCGCGCCCTCATGACCTTCGTCGAAGAGAACTGGCAGCGGCCAGACAACGGCATCTGGGAGATTCGCGGGGAGCTTCGGCACTTCACGCACTCCCGGGTCATGATCTGGGTCGCACTCGATCGGGCCGTACGAGCGGTGCGCGAGTTCGGCCTCGACGGCCCCGTCGAGACCTGGGAGCGGCTGCGCGACGAGGTGCGCACCGAGATCGACACCCAGGGCTGGAACGCCGAGCGGGGTACGTATACCCAGTACTACGGCAGCACCGATGTCGACGCCTCGTTGCTGCTGCTGCCGCAGAGCGGCTTCTGCGCGCCGACGGATGCGCGCATGCTCGGCACCGTGGCTGCCATCGAGGCAGACCTCCTGAACGACGGGCTCGTGATGCGGTACCGCACCGAGAGCGCGGTCGACGGGTTGCCGGCCGGCGAGCATCCGTTTCTCGCCTGCTCGTTCTGGCTGGTCGAGCAGTGGGCCGGCACCGGCCGCCTGAACGACGCCGTCACGCTGATGGACAGGCTGGTGTCGTTCACGAACGACGTGGGGCTGCTGTCAGAGGAGTACGACCCCGCGAGCGGCCACCAGATGGGAAACACTCCGCAGGCGCTCTCTCACCTGGCTCTCGTGCGGGCGGCCGAGGCCATCGTTCGGCACTCCCCGCCCACGACAGAAGAAAACTGA
- a CDS encoding DUF6882 domain-containing protein has product MPLFGKRKQASHPASAPAPAPAFQETRLDRAAIAAVISHIEGERDAANARAAAEFGLDALQSWTLDLDAGAAGFTTPSGRWAASIDVLGSLNLAAESWMWGWANARIPDSLTTASFGVQQLGAEKALPTLTTMTLWANKSEADTLAALAFGYADAQFLFITPTEPAFYLAVRDMRRVG; this is encoded by the coding sequence ATGCCACTGTTCGGAAAACGCAAGCAGGCCTCCCATCCAGCCTCAGCCCCGGCCCCGGCCCCGGCTTTTCAGGAGACGCGGCTGGACCGTGCTGCGATCGCGGCCGTGATCAGCCATATCGAGGGCGAACGCGACGCCGCCAACGCGCGCGCCGCAGCGGAGTTCGGTCTCGACGCGTTACAGAGCTGGACCCTCGATCTTGATGCCGGCGCGGCAGGCTTCACGACGCCCTCAGGCAGGTGGGCGGCATCAATCGACGTGCTCGGAAGCCTCAACCTGGCCGCTGAGAGCTGGATGTGGGGCTGGGCCAACGCCAGAATCCCGGACTCGCTCACCACGGCATCCTTCGGCGTTCAGCAACTCGGTGCGGAGAAGGCACTCCCCACGCTGACCACGATGACGTTGTGGGCAAACAAGAGCGAGGCCGACACCCTCGCAGCCCTGGCCTTCGGGTATGCCGACGCTCAGTTCTTGTTCATCACGCCGACCGAGCCAGCGTTCTACCTGGCGGTGCGGGACATGCGCCGCGTCGGCTGA